A region from the Haemorhous mexicanus isolate bHaeMex1 chromosome 12, bHaeMex1.pri, whole genome shotgun sequence genome encodes:
- the RGS9BP gene encoding regulator of G-protein signaling 9-binding protein, translated as MVKEECKALLDALNKVTACYRHMVLTIGGTSDSQNLREELKKTRQKAQELAVANRNKLTTVLKDKSVSKEDKAEFERLWVIFSTCLEILEIDMRRALELGHEFPLNVPKKHLIQTGMSGGTSGVAARAMSVQNMKYEAEHNIDVVDLKDLENEINQVGEMMYEMEMKVNVPQWTVEAKQDPGAELKSTISVGASSIGMISVEENKSFCDISKVLAGIIFTAVLIIAIVLAVCVVKLS; from the coding sequence ATGGTGAAGGAGGAGTGCAAGGCGCTGCTGGACGCGCTCAACAAGGTGACCGCCTGCTACCGGCACATGGTGCTGACCATCGGCGGCACCTCGGACTCCCAGAACCTGCGGGAGGAGCTCAAGAAAACCCGGCAGAAAGCTCAGGAGCTGGCGGTGGCCAACAGGAACAAGCTCACCACGGTCCTGAAGGACAAAAGCGTGAGTAAGGAAGATAAAGCCGAGTTCGAGAGGCTATGGGTGATTTTCTCCACGTGCCTAGAGATCCTGGAGATCGATATGaggagagccctggagctgggccacGAGTTCCCGCTGAACGTCCCCAAAAAACACCTGATCCAGACGGGCATGAGCGGGGGAACCTCCGGCGTGGCCGCCCGCGCCATGAGCGTCCAGAACATGAAATACGAAGCCGAGCACAACATAGACGTGGTGGATTTGAAAGACCTCGAGAACGAGATCAACCAGGTAGGAGAGATGATGTACGAGATGGAGATGAAGGTCAATGTCCCCCAGTGGACCGTAGAGGCTAAGCAAGACCCAGGGGCTGAACTGAAATCTACCATCAGCGTGGGCGCTTCCTCTATTGGCATGATCTCTGTGGAGGAAAATAAATCCTTCTGCGATATCAGCAAGGTTCTAGCTGGGATTATTTTCACTGCTGTGCTCATTATCGCTAttgtcctggctgtgtgtgTGGTAAAACTGTCTTAG